In Kiritimatiellia bacterium, a single genomic region encodes these proteins:
- a CDS encoding alcohol dehydrogenase catalytic domain-containing protein yields MLALVKYAAGSGNMELRDIPEPSPAAGEVKIEVKAASICGSDLHIRRGDIGIPMKYPVVPGHEFSGIVTETGQGVERDLIGARVTGENTRFACGKCRCCAAGSYNLCKERLATGYAFDGAFTRYVIIPIARIHRLPPEVDFASGALTDPSACAYHAVQELTRINAGDFVLVTGPGPMGLFCLQYAKANGAKVILTGRANDARRLELGRRLGADFVCAADQAEAEIMKSSNGNGVDAAIECSGAEAAASLCLKTLRREGIFTLVGIGGRPVQFDLDRILYKELRVAGSFSQKYSGWEKALEFCAAGLIKVKPLITHVFPLAEWQKAFDLFEKGEGIKVVFEMK; encoded by the coding sequence ATGCTTGCCCTTGTGAAATATGCCGCCGGCTCCGGCAACATGGAGCTGCGCGATATTCCTGAGCCTTCACCCGCCGCGGGCGAGGTAAAAATTGAAGTCAAGGCCGCCTCAATCTGCGGCTCCGATCTGCATATCCGCCGGGGAGATATCGGCATACCCATGAAATATCCGGTCGTGCCAGGCCATGAATTCAGCGGCATTGTCACGGAAACCGGCCAGGGCGTTGAGCGGGACTTGATCGGCGCGCGCGTAACCGGCGAAAACACCCGTTTTGCCTGCGGAAAATGCCGCTGCTGCGCCGCCGGCAGCTATAATCTCTGCAAGGAACGCCTTGCCACCGGATATGCTTTTGACGGCGCCTTCACCAGATACGTAATTATCCCCATCGCCCGCATCCACCGTCTGCCGCCCGAAGTTGACTTTGCCTCCGGGGCGTTGACCGACCCCTCCGCCTGCGCCTATCACGCCGTCCAGGAACTGACCCGCATCAATGCCGGCGATTTTGTTCTCGTGACCGGCCCCGGCCCGATGGGGCTTTTCTGCCTGCAATACGCGAAGGCCAACGGCGCGAAAGTGATCCTGACCGGAAGGGCGAACGACGCGCGCCGGCTGGAACTCGGCCGCCGGCTGGGCGCGGATTTTGTCTGCGCCGCCGATCAAGCCGAGGCGGAAATCATGAAAAGCTCCAACGGCAACGGCGTGGATGCCGCCATTGAATGCTCAGGCGCGGAAGCGGCCGCAAGCCTCTGTCTGAAAACCCTCCGGCGCGAGGGCATTTTTACGCTGGTTGGAATAGGCGGCCGCCCCGTACAATTTGATCTGGACCGGATACTTTACAAAGAACTGCGGGTTGCCGGCTCATTCAGCCAGAAATACTCCGGCTGGGAAAAGGCGCTGGAATTCTGCGCCGCCGGGCTGATCAAAGTTAAGCCGCTTATCACGCACGTTTTCCCTCTCGCCGAGTGGCAGAAAGCTTTTGACCTCTTTGAAAAAGGCGAGGGCATCAAGGTGGTTTTTGAAATGAAATAA